The following nucleotide sequence is from Mycobacterium sp. Z3061.
ACATCGGTGAGAAATGACCGGCCCGGATGTCGCGCCGCCACAGCCGTGGTACCCAGCGGCCGGTCTCGTCGTACCCGTGCGGCCGGACGTACTTGTCCCTGGTGTTGACGACGAGCTGCACCGGCGTGTCGATGACTCGCACACCCTGCCGGCGGAACTTCCCGGAAAACGAGCGCCAGTAGTTGGCGGGGTAGGTCTTCACCGACGTGGCCGCGTCGCTGGCCAACTTCTCGGAATGGTGAATCTGCTCGACGGGGATGTTGTCGACGATGCTGCGCCGCACCGCCGAACTCGACAGCGCCAACCGCAACAACAGCGGCGCCAGCAACGGGATCGAGAAGAAAGCCATGTAGGTCAACCGAAGCACCTGGCTGATCGCCTGGGCCAGTTTGCGGACCCGCCACGGCTGGCGCAGCGCACCGAAGATGAACCCGACCAGCTGATCCTGGGCCGGGCCGGACACCGAGGTGAACGACGCGACCCGATCTGCGGCGCCGGGCCGGCTCAGGTACTCCCAGACCGCCACCGAGCCCCAGTCGTGGGCCAGCACGTGAACCGGCTGTCCGGGGCTCAACTCGCCGATGACGGCTGCGAAGTCGTCGGCCAGCCGGGCGGTGCTGTACGCGGACACCGGCTTGGGCGCCGAGGAAAGGCCGACACCGCGGTTGTCGAACCGCAGCACCCGGAACCGCTGTGCCAGCAACGGCACCACGCCGTCCCACAGCACATGTGAATCCGGCCAGCCGTGCATCAGCACGACGGTCGGTCCTTCGCGGTTGCCCTCCTCGTAGACGGCGATCCGGACACCGTCCGCGCTGTCGACGAACTGCTGGGGTGCATGTTGTGTTGCCGGCATCAAACCTCCGCCACCTGCGACTTGTCGTCGGGATTCAGTGGCCACACCGTAGCAAGAGCGACCGTCACGACACGCAACCGAAGTCGCCGCGCCCTGAATGTGGGTGGCCGGTGGCAGAGTGAAAGGATAAGTTTTGACCTCGACATGGGTTGCCCACCCGGTTCCTTACGGTGTGGTAAGCCAGAGGTCGACCTGCGCCGATCCGACGACCGTTCGAGGAGTCAACTCAGATGGCCTTCTCCGTCCAGATGCCGGCACTTGGTGAGAGCGTCACCGAGGGAACGGTCACCCGCTGGCTCAAGCAGGAAGGCGACACGGTCGAAGTCGACGAGCCACTTGTCGAGGTCTCAACCGACAAGGTGGACACCGAGATCCCGTCGCCGGCCGCGGGCGTGCTCACCAAGATCATCGCCCAGGAAGACGACACCGTAGAGGTCGGCGGTGATCTGGCCGTCATCGGCGACTCCGGCGACGACTCGGACGACAGCTCGGACGACGAGAAGGGCCAAGACAGCGGCCAGGATTCCTCCGAGCCCACCCAGCAGGAGGCCCAGGAGGAGCCCTCCGAAGCCGAGGAGCCGGCGCAGGAGGAATCCGAGCCCGAACCCACGCAGGAGAAGTCCAGCGGCGGGGACGGCGGCGACGCGACCCCGGTGCTGATGCCGGAGTTGGGCGAGTCGGTGACCGAAGGCACCGTGACGCGGTGGCTCAAGAAGGTCGGCGACTCCGTCCAGGTTGACGAGCCGCTGGTCGAGGTGTCCACCGACAAGGTGGACACCGAGATCCCCTCACCCGTGGCGGGTGTGCTGGTCAGCATCACGGCCGAAGAAGACGACGTGGTTCAGGTGGGCGGGGAACTGGCCAAGGTCGGCAGTTCCGATTCCGGCGGGTCCTCCACTTCCAAGCCCAAGGCTCAACCCAGCGAGGAAAAGGCCGAGCCCGAGCCCAAGAAAGAGCCCGAGCCGGAACCCGAGCCTGAGCCTGAGCCTGAGGCCAAGAAGGAACCCGAGCCCGAGCCCGAGCCCAAGGAAGAACCCAAGCCCGAGCCGAAGAAGGCTGAGCCACAACCGGAACCCGACGCGGCGTCGGACGGCGGCCCCTACGTGACGCCGCTGGTCCGCAAGCTGGCCGCCGAACACAACGTCGACCTGTCCGAGGTGAGCGGCACCGGCGTCGGAGGCCGAATCCGCAAGCAGGACGTCCTGGCTTTTGCTGAAAGGGAAGCTGAGAAGAAGCAGCAACCGAAGGAGGAGGCCAAGCCGGCCGCCCAGCCCTCGGCTCCCGCGGCCAAGCCCGCGGCCGCGGCCGCTCCGGCCCCGTCACTGGCACATCTGCGCGGAACCAAGCAGAAGGCGAACCGGATCCGACAGATCACCGCCAAGAAAACGCGCGAATCGCTGCAGCTGACGGCGCAGCTCACCCAGACCCATGAGGTCGACATGACCAAGATCGTGGCGCTGCGCAACCGCGCCAAGGCCGCGTTCGCCGAGCGTGAGGGGGTGAACCTGACCTTCCTGCCGTTCATCGCGCGGGCGGCCATCGACGCCCTCAAGATCCACCCAAACGTCAACGCCAGCTACGACGAGGAAACCAAGGAGATCACCTACTACGACGCCGAGCACCTCGGGTTCGCCGTCGACACCGAGCAGGGCCTACTCTCCCCCGTCATCCACAACGCCGGCGACTTGTCCCTGGCCGGACTGGCGCGCGCGATCGCCGACATCGCCGCCCGGGCACGGTCGGGCAACCTGAAACCCGACGAGTTGTCGGGCGGAACCTTCACCATCACCAACATCGGCAGCCAGGGCGCGCTGTTCGACACCCCGATCCTGGTGCCGCCGCAGGCCGCCATGCTGGGTACGGGTGCCATCGTCAAACGTCCCCGGGTCATCGTCGACGAATTCGGCAACGAGTCCATCGGTGTCCGGTCGATCAGCTATCTGCCGCTGACCTATGACCACCGACTCATCGACGGCGCGGACGCCGGACGATTCGTGAGCACGATCAAGCACCGACTCGAAGAGGGAGCCTTCGAGGCCGACCTGGGGCTGTAAGGAGGACTCCCGAACCGTGGCCAAAGCGGTGATCGCGATTGCGGGTTCGTCTGGCTTGATCGGTTCGGCGCTGACTGCCGCGCTGCGCGCGGCCGACCACGAGGTGCTGCGCATCGTGCGTCGCGCCCCGGCGAATTCCGAAGAGCTGCACTGGAATCCGGAGAGCGGTGAATTCGACCCGGACGCGCTGGCCGACGTCGACGTGGTGGTCAACCTGTGTGGCGTGAACGTCGGCCAGCGCCGGTGGTCGGGTGCGTTCAAACAGAGCCTGCGCGACAGCCGGCTGGCGCCGACGGAAGTGCTGGCGGCCGCCGTCGCCGACGCCGGTGTCGGCACACTCATCAACGCCAGCGCGGTGGGCTACTACGGCGACACCAGAGAGCGCGTGGTCGACGAAGCCGACGCCGCCGGACGGGGCTTTCTGGCCCAGTTGTGTGTGGACTGGGAGGCCGCCACGTTGCCGGCACAGTACGAAGGCGTCCGGGTGGTGCTGGCCCGCACCGGGTTGGTGCTGGCCCCCTCGGGCGGCGCGCTGCGGATGATGCGGCCGGTGTTCTCGGTGGGACTCGGCGCGCGACTGGGCAGCGGCCGTCAGTACATGTCCTGGATCAGTCTGGAGGACGAGGTCCGCGCGCTACTGTTCGCCATCTCCCACCCGACGTTGTCCGGACCGGTGAACCTGACCGGACCGGCACCGGTGACCAACGCGGAGTTCACCACCGCCTTCGGCCGCGCGGTCAACCGCCCGACGCCGATGGCCGTGCCGGGTTTCGCGGTGCGCGCGGCGCTCGGGGAATTCGCCGACGAGGGTCTGCTCACGGGTCAGCGCGCCATTCCGACGGCCCTGGAACAAGCGGGTTTTCAGTTCCACCACAACACAATTGGCGAGGCACTCGGGTACGCCACGGCCCGTCGTGAGCAGGATTGAATACCCTTACGGAACCCATTTCGCACCAGCGACTTCTGCGGTATCTTGCTTCCGGCGCTTATGTGCCGGCGCCACGAACCAAGTGAGACCAATGGAGACCAGTGACTGCCTCGGTTTTTCATGACGTGAAAAAGGAGGGGCCGCTGTATGCACTCTTCCTCAACTGCACCCTGAAGAAGGGGCCGGAGGTTTCCAACACCGAGGCATTGTGCAATCTGCTCATCGAACGACTGCGAGCCCACCAACCCGACATCGAAACCGAGATCGTCCGCGTCGTCGATTACGACGTTAGACCCGGCATCGGCAACGACGAAGGTGACGGCGATGAATGGCCGGTCATCCTGGAAAAAGTCAAGCGCTGCAACATCATCGTGCCTGCCATGCCGATCTGGATGGGGGTGCGCTCCTCGGTGATGCAGCGGGTGATCGAGCGGCTGGACGGCACCACCAAGACGGTGATGTGCGAGCGCACCGGCCAGTTTCCGCTCTACGGAACGGTGGCCGGGTGTGTGGTCACCGGCAATGAGGACGGCAGCCACGACTGCGTCGCCAACACCTTCGCAAACCTGCTGCACTTCGGGGTGACGGTGCCGCCCAACACCGATCTCTACTGGGTCGGGGATGCCGGGCCGGGAGCCAGCTATATCGAGGCCGGCGGCGAACTGTCGCCGTATGTGCGGCGCAACGCCGAACTGACCGCGCTCAATTTGCTCTTCGGCGCGAAACTGCTGCGGGACAATCCGTACACGATCAACATCGCACGGCACAACGCAATAATGATGCAGCGCAACGAAGTCAAGGCGGCCGCGATGAACCTTGCCATCAGCTACATGCGCGACAACATGCCGGATTGATCGCGCGTCGGCTCAGCGACACAACCATGCAGGGCGATCCCCTCCCCAGTATCAGCGAGACCGAAGCGACCGGGCACATCGCCGAACTCTTCGAAGACATCCGCCAGACGCTCGGGATGTCGTTCGTCAACCTGGTGTGGCGACACCTCGCCTCGATCCCAGGCGCCCTGGCCTGGACCTGGGCGACTATGAAGCCGCTGTACGCCAACGGCGCCGTGTACTCGGCGGCCGACGCGCTGCGCGCCACACCGGATCTGCCACCGGTCCCCCGGTTGCCCACCGTGGCGCTGCGCTCGATCGGGATCGACGCTGATCACGAAAATACAATCAGAGCAACACTTTTCGGATACGATCGGGGTAACCCGTTGAACACCGTGGCGTTCTGCGCGGTCCTGGCCCGCTTGCACGGAGCGGCACCACCGCCATGCCCGCCGTCGCGTCCACCGTCGCGTCCATTGTCAGCGCAGCCCGTCCCGGGCCCGCTGAGTTTCGACCAGATGCCGGACCATGTGGCGGAATTGGTGCGCAGCGTCAACCTGATCGGGGCCCGGGAGCAGGGCCAGACCGTGCAGGTGAGCCTGCCTAGAAATCTGGCCCGCTGGCCGGGCATGCTGGTGCTCTACTACGCGGCCCTGCAGCCACTGCACGACAGCGGGGCGCTGCTGGCCGCCGTCGACTCCGTGGTCGCAGACGGCAGACGGCGGGGCGTCGCGGTCAGCGGCGCCCTGGGCCGCACCGGCCTTCCCGATGCCTCTACGGCGGTGGCCGTGCGGGCTTCGCTCGAGCGGCTGGTACCCCACGCGATGGGGCGCATGATTCCGATTGTCACTCTGCTGCTTCGGATGCTGCCCGATGGTCCCCGAGAAGATATCCGTTGATTGGAGAGGTGAAAGCATGAATCTGACCGAGTTGGTAGCCGGTCTCGGAGTCGCCGATGTGGTCGACGCGATGACGATGACGCATGCGCACCGCGCCCACATCATCGAACTCGACAGCCCCGATCCCAGCCGGATACTCGTCGGCCCGGCGGTGACGATTTCGTATCTGCCGGTGCGCAAGGACCTGATGGATCCCGAAAAGCACAGCCTCGGGCCGGCCATCTACCGGGCCGTCGCCAAACATGATCCCGCCGGGGCGGTGCTGGTGATGGCCTCCAACGGCTACCCGCACACGTCGCTGGGCGGGGGCACCAAGCTCTCTCGGGTGGAAAACCTGGGCATGGCAGGCATTCTCGCCGATGGCAGGCTGCGCGACTACGAAGAGCTGAACACCTACCGGTTCGCCACCTACAGCCGCGGCGAAACGGTGCGCGCGGGCGGCAACGAGGTCCAGCCCTACCTGGCCGACGTCCCGATCGCCGTCGGCGGGGTTACTGTCGTACCCGGTGATGTCATCTTCGCCAAAGGGTCTACCGCCGTGGTGATTCCGGGTGCTGAGGCCGAAGCCGTCCTGACCAGGGCGCGCAACATCATGCACAAGATGGATGCCGCCAAGGAAAGCCTGAAGAACGAAGACCCCGAGACCGTGCTCAGTCAGGGCAGCGGCGAACTGTGAGCGCGCCGGCCAACACCAGCGAACAGTTGGTCAGTGCGCTGGCCGCCGAAGGCGTCGAATACGTCTTCGGCATTCCGGGCGATGAGAACCTGCACTTCATGGAGGCGCTGCGCAAGGACGGCCGGATCACCTTCATCCTGTTCCGGCACGAACAGGCTGCGGGTTTCGCCGCGGCCGCCTACGGGCGGCTCACCGGCAAGCTGGCCGTCGCCATGTCGACACTGGGCGCCGGGGCGATGAACCTGACCACACCGGTGGCCCACGCGTATCTGGCCGCCATGCCGATGCTGGTGGTCACCGGCCAGAAGGCGGTGCGCGACAACAGGATGGGCCAGTACCAGCTGGTCGACGTGGTGGATGTGATGCGCCCCATCACCAAGTTCGCGGCCAAGATCCCATCCGGCCCGATGGCCGGATCGCTGGTGCGCCAGGCGATGATGTCGGCGCTCGAGGACCGCCAGGGCCCCGCGCACCTGGAACTGCCCGACGACGTGGCCCGCGACACCGAGCTCGGTCCGTCGGTTCCATGTCACCACAGCGCCATCCCCGTCGCGACCCAACACAGCATCGACGCCGCGGCGGACCTGATCCGGCATGCCGGCCGCCCG
It contains:
- a CDS encoding RraA family protein, giving the protein MNLTELVAGLGVADVVDAMTMTHAHRAHIIELDSPDPSRILVGPAVTISYLPVRKDLMDPEKHSLGPAIYRAVAKHDPAGAVLVMASNGYPHTSLGGGTKLSRVENLGMAGILADGRLRDYEELNTYRFATYSRGETVRAGGNEVQPYLADVPIAVGGVTVVPGDVIFAKGSTAVVIPGAEAEAVLTRARNIMHKMDAAKESLKNEDPETVLSQGSGEL
- the sucB gene encoding 2-oxoglutarate dehydrogenase, E2 component, dihydrolipoamide succinyltransferase, with the protein product MAFSVQMPALGESVTEGTVTRWLKQEGDTVEVDEPLVEVSTDKVDTEIPSPAAGVLTKIIAQEDDTVEVGGDLAVIGDSGDDSDDSSDDEKGQDSGQDSSEPTQQEAQEEPSEAEEPAQEESEPEPTQEKSSGGDGGDATPVLMPELGESVTEGTVTRWLKKVGDSVQVDEPLVEVSTDKVDTEIPSPVAGVLVSITAEEDDVVQVGGELAKVGSSDSGGSSTSKPKAQPSEEKAEPEPKKEPEPEPEPEPEPEAKKEPEPEPEPKEEPKPEPKKAEPQPEPDAASDGGPYVTPLVRKLAAEHNVDLSEVSGTGVGGRIRKQDVLAFAEREAEKKQQPKEEAKPAAQPSAPAAKPAAAAAPAPSLAHLRGTKQKANRIRQITAKKTRESLQLTAQLTQTHEVDMTKIVALRNRAKAAFAEREGVNLTFLPFIARAAIDALKIHPNVNASYDEETKEITYYDAEHLGFAVDTEQGLLSPVIHNAGDLSLAGLARAIADIAARARSGNLKPDELSGGTFTITNIGSQGALFDTPILVPPQAAMLGTGAIVKRPRVIVDEFGNESIGVRSISYLPLTYDHRLIDGADAGRFVSTIKHRLEEGAFEADLGL
- a CDS encoding flavodoxin family protein → MTASVFHDVKKEGPLYALFLNCTLKKGPEVSNTEALCNLLIERLRAHQPDIETEIVRVVDYDVRPGIGNDEGDGDEWPVILEKVKRCNIIVPAMPIWMGVRSSVMQRVIERLDGTTKTVMCERTGQFPLYGTVAGCVVTGNEDGSHDCVANTFANLLHFGVTVPPNTDLYWVGDAGPGASYIEAGGELSPYVRRNAELTALNLLFGAKLLRDNPYTINIARHNAIMMQRNEVKAAAMNLAISYMRDNMPD
- a CDS encoding TIGR01777 family oxidoreductase; translated protein: MAKAVIAIAGSSGLIGSALTAALRAADHEVLRIVRRAPANSEELHWNPESGEFDPDALADVDVVVNLCGVNVGQRRWSGAFKQSLRDSRLAPTEVLAAAVADAGVGTLINASAVGYYGDTRERVVDEADAAGRGFLAQLCVDWEAATLPAQYEGVRVVLARTGLVLAPSGGALRMMRPVFSVGLGARLGSGRQYMSWISLEDEVRALLFAISHPTLSGPVNLTGPAPVTNAEFTTAFGRAVNRPTPMAVPGFAVRAALGEFADEGLLTGQRAIPTALEQAGFQFHHNTIGEALGYATARREQD